The proteins below come from a single Aegilops tauschii subsp. strangulata cultivar AL8/78 chromosome 6, Aet v6.0, whole genome shotgun sequence genomic window:
- the LOC109780027 gene encoding uncharacterized protein → MAVLAGVTALSWALPISEFLENGVLPVDETEARQVQRRASAYNIINNELVKRSSTSVFQRCVEQDKGIEILLDIHQGDKRSHQPASALRTIPIAWPFAVWGLDMVGPFKTA, encoded by the exons CCGTCCTCGCCGGGGTCACGGCACTATCCTGGGCCCTACCCATCTCGGAGTTCCTGGAAAACGGGGTCCTTCCCGTGGACGAGACCGAAGCTCGGCAAGTGCAGCGACGAGCGTCCGCCTAcaacatcatcaacaacgagctcgtcaagcgCAGCTCCACCAGCGTGTTCCAACGCTGCGTCGAGCAGGACAAGGGCATTGagatcctcctcgacatacacCAGGGCGA CAAGCGCAGCCACCAGCCGGCCTCAGCACTCCGGACCATCCCGATTGcttggcccttcgcggtctggggactcgacatggtgggaccCTTCAAGACCGCTTGA